One segment of Haloplanus natans DSM 17983 DNA contains the following:
- a CDS encoding response regulator: MSDDTPLVLVVEDERDLSDLYRTWLAGSYRVRTAEDGRAALDELDDEVDVVLLDRRMPDLSGDEVLDRIRERGFDCRVAMVTAVEPDTDIVDMAFDDYLVKPVSEEELVRMVENLRIRDAYSDGVKRLFSLASKKALLESEKESNALEASSEYRQLCADLTDLRTQLDDKLARLSESDDLTLIYQDLERDDTDRNE, encoded by the coding sequence ATGAGCGACGACACCCCCCTCGTCCTCGTCGTCGAGGATGAACGCGACCTGTCGGATCTCTACCGGACGTGGCTCGCCGGCTCGTACCGAGTTCGGACGGCGGAGGACGGCCGAGCGGCGCTCGACGAACTCGACGACGAGGTGGACGTCGTGTTGCTCGACCGCCGGATGCCCGACCTCTCGGGGGACGAAGTGCTCGACCGAATCCGCGAGCGCGGGTTCGACTGCCGGGTCGCGATGGTCACCGCCGTCGAACCCGACACCGACATCGTCGACATGGCGTTCGACGACTACCTCGTCAAGCCGGTGTCCGAGGAGGAACTCGTCCGGATGGTCGAGAACCTCCGAATCCGGGACGCGTACAGTGACGGCGTCAAACGCCTCTTTTCTCTCGCCTCGAAGAAGGCACTCCTCGAATCCGAGAAAGAGTCCAACGCGCTCGAGGCTAGCTCGGAGTATCGGCAGCTCTGTGCGGATCTGACCGACCTTCGCACCCAACTCGACGACAAACTCGCTCGACTCAGCGAGAGCGACGACCTCACCCTGATCTATCAGGACCTCGAACGCGACGACACGGACCGCAACGAGTAG
- the guaB gene encoding IMP dehydrogenase: MANDVPEAGPFSEKLRVPESLTFDDVLLRPMESHVEPDEADVSTRVSTSVTLNIPVLSAAMDTVTESGLAIAMARNGGLGVLHRNMTVDEMIVEIERVKRADELVIRREDVVTAEPDQTVREVDEMMEHEGVSGAPVVDDDDTVLGIISGTDIRPYLEVGESDEVRKAMTDEVITAGEGVTARDALELMYDHKIERVPIVDDENRLVGLVTMQGILQRREHENAARDDTGSLRVGVAVGPFEDDRARAADEAGADVLFIDCAHAHNRNVIDSARAIRESVDADVVVGNVGTQEAAEAVVDFADGVKVGIGPGSICTTRVVTGAGMPQITAVSEVADVASQHDVPVIADGGIRYSGDAIKAIAAGADAVMLGSYFAGTEEAPGRVITMNGKKYKQYRGMGSVGAMRSGGGDRYLKEEDEDEGFVPEGVEAATPYKGTLASELHQLVGGMKSGMGYVGAATIPEFKERSRFVRVSAAGQTEGHPHDVMITDEAPNYSPQE, from the coding sequence ATGGCGAACGACGTTCCCGAGGCCGGACCTTTCTCGGAGAAACTGCGCGTACCGGAGTCGCTGACGTTCGACGACGTACTCTTGCGACCGATGGAGAGCCACGTCGAACCCGACGAGGCCGACGTGTCGACACGGGTATCGACGAGCGTCACGCTCAACATTCCCGTCCTCTCGGCGGCGATGGACACGGTGACCGAGAGCGGCCTCGCAATCGCGATGGCGCGAAACGGGGGGCTGGGCGTGCTCCACCGCAACATGACCGTCGACGAGATGATCGTCGAAATCGAGCGCGTCAAGCGCGCGGACGAACTCGTGATCCGGCGTGAGGACGTGGTGACGGCCGAACCGGACCAGACCGTCCGCGAGGTGGACGAGATGATGGAACACGAGGGCGTCAGCGGCGCCCCCGTCGTCGACGACGACGACACGGTGCTCGGCATCATCTCGGGGACGGACATCCGGCCGTATCTGGAGGTCGGGGAGTCAGACGAGGTACGCAAGGCGATGACCGACGAGGTCATCACCGCGGGCGAAGGCGTCACGGCCCGTGACGCGCTGGAACTCATGTACGACCACAAGATCGAACGGGTGCCCATCGTCGACGACGAGAACCGCCTCGTCGGCCTGGTGACGATGCAGGGAATCCTCCAGCGTCGGGAACACGAGAACGCCGCCCGCGACGACACCGGCTCCCTCCGCGTCGGCGTGGCCGTTGGCCCCTTCGAGGACGACCGCGCGCGCGCCGCCGACGAGGCCGGCGCGGACGTGCTCTTTATCGACTGCGCGCACGCTCACAACCGAAACGTGATCGACAGCGCCAGGGCGATCCGCGAGTCGGTCGACGCGGACGTGGTCGTCGGCAACGTCGGCACGCAGGAGGCCGCCGAGGCCGTCGTCGACTTCGCGGACGGCGTGAAGGTCGGCATCGGGCCGGGATCGATCTGTACGACCCGCGTCGTCACGGGTGCGGGGATGCCCCAGATCACCGCCGTCTCCGAGGTGGCGGACGTTGCCAGCCAGCACGACGTGCCGGTCATCGCCGACGGCGGCATCCGCTACTCCGGGGACGCCATCAAGGCCATCGCCGCCGGCGCCGACGCCGTCATGCTCGGCTCTTACTTCGCGGGCACCGAGGAGGCGCCGGGTCGCGTCATCACGATGAACGGGAAGAAGTACAAACAGTACCGCGGCATGGGCTCGGTCGGCGCGATGCGCTCGGGCGGCGGCGACCGCTACCTGAAAGAGGAAGACGAGGACGAGGGATTCGTCCCCGAGGGTGTCGAGGCGGCCACCCCGTACAAGGGCACCCTCGCCTCGGAACTCCACCAGCTCGTCGGCGGGATGAAATCGGGGATGGGCTACGTCGGCGCGGCGACGATTCCCGAGTTCAAGGAGCGCTCGCGGTTCGTCCGCGTCTCCGCCGCCGGCCAGACCGAAGGCCATCCACACGACGTGATGATCACGGACGAGGCACCGAACTACAGCCCGCAGGAGTAG
- a CDS encoding ABC transporter permease: MDLSEAVRIALRSIRSHKLRSTLTVVGLVIGIASVIVFATFGASVKTEVISDIEGSNADNVYAFATPEDDEGFDRVIQPVFTERDVSELESLAGVITVVPRGTVDANSLTHGGDTIARQRVTATTPETFEAGKIVAGRGFRSGTNEVVLNERAAESFEENVTVGDSLTLSLAENRTAELTVVGIVNGTRGELPVSSFAEESRVYVPIDPFYRTVVESPSVGVRQRAYPQVTVVTEPTTTAATRTAVESYLREESDARQLLPGGAELTARTSGDFVAQVASVIERITRFVTGVAVIGLVVGAIGIANIMLVSVTERTREIGVMKAVGARNRDVLVLFLVESGLLGTVGAVLALPVGLAVGYAATRYAEVTFALAPTWMATAVVVGVVVGVVAGLYPAWRAARVDPIDALRYE, translated from the coding sequence ATGGACCTCTCCGAGGCGGTTCGGATCGCGCTCCGGTCGATCCGGAGCCACAAACTGCGGTCGACGCTGACGGTCGTCGGCCTCGTCATCGGCATCGCGTCGGTCATCGTCTTCGCCACCTTCGGCGCGAGCGTAAAGACCGAAGTGATCAGCGACATCGAGGGGTCGAACGCCGACAACGTCTACGCCTTCGCGACACCCGAGGACGACGAGGGGTTCGACCGGGTGATCCAGCCCGTGTTCACGGAGCGGGACGTGTCCGAACTCGAGTCGCTCGCGGGGGTGATAACCGTCGTCCCGCGGGGGACCGTCGACGCCAACTCGTTGACCCATGGAGGCGACACCATCGCTCGCCAGCGAGTGACGGCGACGACCCCCGAGACGTTCGAGGCGGGGAAGATAGTCGCGGGCCGTGGGTTTCGCTCGGGAACGAACGAGGTCGTTCTCAACGAGCGGGCGGCGGAGTCGTTCGAGGAGAACGTCACCGTCGGCGACAGCCTGACGCTCTCGCTGGCCGAGAACCGGACGGCCGAGCTCACCGTCGTGGGAATCGTCAACGGAACCAGAGGGGAGTTGCCCGTCAGCAGTTTCGCGGAGGAGTCGCGGGTGTACGTGCCGATCGACCCCTTCTACCGGACGGTCGTCGAGAGCCCGAGCGTCGGCGTCCGCCAGCGGGCGTATCCGCAGGTGACGGTCGTGACCGAGCCGACGACGACGGCGGCGACGCGGACGGCCGTCGAGTCGTACCTGCGTGAGGAGTCCGACGCCCGACAGTTGCTCCCGGGGGGAGCGGAGCTGACGGCGCGGACGAGCGGCGACTTCGTGGCGCAGGTGGCGTCGGTCATCGAACGGATCACGCGCTTCGTGACCGGCGTCGCGGTGATCGGGCTGGTGGTCGGCGCCATCGGTATCGCGAACATCATGCTCGTGAGCGTCACGGAGCGGACCCGAGAGATCGGCGTGATGAAGGCCGTCGGCGCGCGCAACCGTGACGTGCTCGTTCTCTTTCTCGTCGAATCGGGACTGCTGGGTACCGTCGGGGCGGTCCTCGCGCTCCCGGTCGGGCTCGCGGTTGGCTACGCCGCTACCCGGTACGCCGAGGTGACCTTCGCGCTCGCGCCGACGTGGATGGCGACTGCGGTGGTGGTGGGCGTCGTTGTCGGCGTCGTCGCCGGGCTGTACCCCGCGTGGCGGGCGGCGCGGGTCGACCCCATCGACGCGTTGCGGTACGAGTAG
- a CDS encoding ABC transporter ATP-binding protein, translating into MGTTRDGDASPVVDLSEVTKTYDVGGVVEALSGVSLELTEGSYTAVMGPSGSGKSTLLNLIGALDTPTAGRVVVDGRDVGTATEAERAGLRGTAIGFVFQTFNLLPRLTAVENVALPLVFEGVARAERTARARELLADVGLGDRTDHLPTELSGGQRQRVAIARALVADPALVLADEPTGNVDTETGSRVLGVFDDLHARGNTLLLVTHERHVAERAERIVHVRDGKLERIEELAGGGS; encoded by the coding sequence ATGGGTACCACACGGGACGGCGACGCGTCCCCCGTCGTCGATCTGTCCGAGGTTACGAAGACCTACGACGTGGGTGGCGTCGTTGAGGCGCTCTCCGGCGTCTCCCTCGAGCTCACCGAGGGGTCGTACACCGCGGTGATGGGACCGAGCGGCTCCGGTAAGTCGACGCTGCTGAACCTGATCGGTGCGCTCGATACGCCGACTGCGGGTCGGGTCGTCGTCGACGGACGGGACGTGGGCACGGCCACCGAGGCGGAGCGGGCCGGCCTCCGGGGGACGGCCATCGGCTTCGTCTTCCAGACGTTCAACCTCCTGCCGCGGCTGACGGCGGTGGAGAACGTCGCGCTCCCGCTGGTCTTCGAGGGCGTCGCCCGCGCCGAGCGGACGGCACGGGCCCGCGAGTTGCTGGCGGACGTGGGGCTCGGCGACCGGACGGACCACCTCCCGACCGAGCTCTCGGGGGGCCAGCGCCAGCGGGTCGCCATCGCCCGCGCGCTCGTCGCCGACCCCGCCCTCGTCCTCGCGGACGAACCGACGGGAAACGTCGACACCGAAACCGGGAGCCGGGTGCTCGGGGTCTTCGACGACCTGCACGCTCGCGGCAACACGCTCCTCCTCGTGACCCACGAGCGCCACGTCGCGGAGCGGGCCGAGCGGATCGTCCACGTCCGGGACGGGAAACTGGAGCGAATCGAGGAACTCGCGGGGGGCGGGAGTTGA
- a CDS encoding LolA family protein: MQPTSGGVRRTTLVAVTVAALVAVAVAGAAITSGQSSQPSADAVLDDTRDRYADAESLVTTADVTVGNDTANETATVEFAAAGNQSRTVVEAPNRTYRAGVNESVAWYVGPNRTAAWDRNASVGPAANAMPTDLANRSIDDWENGSAEYLRRGSDDGTDAHVIEVRHDDGEGTATLWVATSDSRLLRAELTDGTNRTTVDYRDTQFNVSVHDSTFDPPADRIAVTSVDRYDTFAAVQANTSLDLPELDATFREASVLTRASSTTVAQQYRDAGDNVTVVSTTSDREFGTENATAITVNGHDANVTTVRDRAVVYWEHDGVQTAVAVDASEDRAIELARRLDE; the protein is encoded by the coding sequence ATGCAACCGACATCCGGCGGCGTGCGTCGGACGACGCTCGTGGCCGTCACGGTAGCCGCGCTCGTGGCCGTGGCCGTCGCCGGCGCCGCGATAACCTCCGGCCAGTCCTCCCAACCGTCCGCCGACGCGGTGCTCGACGATACGCGCGACCGGTACGCGGACGCCGAGAGCCTCGTGACGACTGCGGACGTGACCGTCGGCAACGACACGGCGAACGAGACGGCGACGGTCGAGTTCGCCGCCGCCGGCAACCAGTCCCGGACCGTCGTCGAGGCGCCGAACCGGACCTACCGCGCCGGCGTGAACGAATCCGTCGCGTGGTACGTCGGCCCCAACCGCACCGCGGCGTGGGACCGCAACGCGTCCGTCGGTCCCGCCGCCAACGCCATGCCGACCGACCTCGCGAATCGCTCCATCGACGACTGGGAGAACGGCAGCGCCGAGTATCTCCGGCGGGGGAGCGACGACGGCACCGACGCCCACGTGATCGAGGTGCGCCACGACGACGGCGAGGGGACGGCGACGCTGTGGGTCGCCACGTCGGACTCGCGCCTGCTCCGGGCGGAGTTGACCGACGGCACGAACCGGACGACCGTCGACTACCGCGACACGCAGTTCAACGTGAGCGTCCACGACAGCACGTTCGACCCGCCGGCGGACCGGATCGCGGTCACGTCGGTCGACCGCTACGACACCTTCGCGGCAGTGCAGGCGAACACCAGCCTCGACCTCCCCGAACTTGACGCCACCTTCCGTGAGGCGAGCGTGCTCACGCGGGCGTCGTCGACGACCGTCGCCCAGCAGTACCGCGACGCGGGGGACAACGTGACCGTCGTCTCGACGACCAGCGACCGCGAGTTCGGCACGGAGAACGCCACGGCGATCACCGTGAACGGCCACGATGCCAACGTCACCACGGTCCGTGACCGCGCCGTCGTCTACTGGGAGCACGATGGCGTGCAGACGGCCGTCGCCGTCGACGCGAGCGAGGACCGAGCCATCGAATTGGCCCGTCGGCTGGACGAGTGA
- a CDS encoding DUF5794 domain-containing protein, with protein MSVSQHPVALRLERQVGGATKLLATVMALPLIDGIFPALILAGALTYPFGILEAGLLIFGGSATVAVVLAEMDGSPRERMRAIALLGLILLPAAAIEAALAPTVQTAIDMAVFQRFAGLVILTVAAKTASARIGEYLPRPAVIIGLGLVASLQPAGASLTFVTDPGLVLRGVAAAGVGVGFAMLVAALGPTLQESVDLDLFRFGSAVALGMLALSVLGLMPTEAPVALGVLCVTAVFSFDPDRASGTEVDADAADDDEPATADEESGSSPFPIEEESRAPWL; from the coding sequence ATGAGCGTCTCACAGCATCCGGTCGCACTCCGCCTCGAGCGGCAGGTCGGCGGCGCGACCAAGCTCCTCGCCACGGTGATGGCCCTCCCGCTGATCGACGGTATCTTCCCGGCGTTGATCCTCGCGGGCGCGCTCACCTACCCGTTCGGCATCCTCGAAGCCGGCCTGCTCATCTTCGGCGGATCGGCGACCGTCGCGGTCGTCCTCGCGGAGATGGACGGCTCGCCCCGCGAGCGGATGCGCGCTATTGCGCTTCTGGGACTAATTTTGCTCCCCGCCGCCGCCATCGAGGCGGCGCTGGCGCCGACGGTCCAGACCGCCATCGACATGGCCGTCTTCCAGCGCTTCGCCGGCTTGGTCATCCTGACCGTCGCGGCGAAGACGGCGAGCGCCCGGATCGGCGAGTACCTGCCCCGGCCCGCGGTCATCATCGGCCTCGGCCTCGTCGCCAGTCTCCAGCCAGCCGGCGCGTCGCTGACCTTCGTCACCGACCCCGGCCTCGTCCTTCGCGGCGTCGCCGCCGCGGGCGTCGGCGTCGGCTTCGCCATGCTCGTCGCGGCGCTCGGCCCGACGCTGCAGGAGTCGGTCGACCTCGACCTGTTCCGGTTCGGGAGCGCCGTCGCCCTCGGGATGCTCGCGCTCTCGGTGCTCGGCCTGATGCCCACCGAGGCGCCCGTCGCCCTGGGCGTCCTCTGTGTGACCGCGGTGTTCTCGTTCGATCCGGACCGGGCGTCCGGAACCGAGGTGGATGCGGACGCGGCGGACGACGACGAACCGGCCACCGCCGACGAGGAGTCCGGCTCCTCGCCGTTCCCCATCGAAGAGGAGTCGCGGGCGCCGTGGCTGTAG
- a CDS encoding acylphosphatase, translating into MSDRTRVRVYVSGRVQGVYYRANTRDAARARNVDGWVRNLDDGRVEAVFEGDEDAVEEMIEWCHTGSPAATVHDVDVSYEEPRNESGFSVRR; encoded by the coding sequence ATGAGCGACCGAACGCGGGTCCGAGTGTACGTCTCCGGTCGGGTCCAGGGCGTCTACTACCGGGCGAACACCCGCGACGCCGCGCGGGCGAGAAACGTCGACGGCTGGGTTCGAAACCTGGACGACGGCCGCGTCGAAGCCGTCTTCGAGGGCGACGAGGACGCCGTCGAGGAAATGATCGAGTGGTGTCACACCGGCAGCCCCGCGGCCACCGTCCACGATGTCGACGTATCGTACGAGGAGCCACGGAACGAGTCGGGGTTCTCGGTCCGACGGTGA
- a CDS encoding pyruvoyl-dependent arginine decarboxylase — protein sequence MPIELVWGTGAGRTELGAFDAALSDANVHNYNLVELSSIVPEGARIERVGALDPGRWATGDLVAVVLASRTSSTPGERIAAGLGWELAAEGGVFMENDAPTAEACERRLDANLADAKRIREWDWTGERGTKVVDHVVDSGAGGAVVAAVFHPISGGHRADDR from the coding sequence ATGCCGATTGAACTCGTCTGGGGGACGGGGGCGGGCCGGACCGAACTCGGCGCCTTCGACGCCGCGCTGAGCGACGCGAACGTCCACAACTACAATCTGGTCGAACTCTCCTCCATCGTCCCCGAGGGGGCGAGGATAGAACGCGTCGGGGCGCTCGACCCCGGGCGGTGGGCGACGGGTGACCTGGTAGCGGTCGTGCTGGCGTCGCGAACGTCGTCGACGCCGGGCGAACGGATCGCCGCCGGTCTCGGGTGGGAACTGGCCGCGGAGGGCGGCGTCTTCATGGAGAACGACGCGCCGACGGCCGAGGCGTGTGAGCGCCGCCTCGACGCGAATCTGGCGGACGCCAAGCGAATCCGCGAGTGGGACTGGACGGGCGAACGGGGGACGAAGGTCGTCGACCACGTCGTCGATTCGGGCGCCGGGGGCGCCGTCGTCGCCGCCGTCTTCCACCCCATCTCAGGCGGCCATCGTGCGGACGACCGCTGA
- a CDS encoding 2-oxo acid dehydrogenase subunit E2 produces the protein MVTARYYEEHNAAVEDGLVAPVVAGVRGLDPDGIAAERERLTEAVRTGDYAMADLRGGTITVSDLGPLGVTDSRRSSTSRWI, from the coding sequence ATGGTGACGGCGCGGTACTACGAGGAGCACAACGCCGCCGTCGAGGACGGTTTGGTCGCCCCGGTCGTCGCCGGCGTGAGGGGTCTGGACCCAGACGGTATCGCGGCCGAGCGCGAACGGCTGACCGAGGCGGTTCGGACCGGTGACTACGCGATGGCCGACCTCCGAGGCGGGACGATCACCGTCTCGGACCTCGGTCCGCTCGGCGTGACGGATTCACGCCGATCATCAACCTCCCGCTGGATCTGA
- a CDS encoding 2-oxo acid dehydrogenase subunit E2 — MSFDHWVVDGADAARFLGTLAEGIEEAEADAA, encoded by the coding sequence CTGAGCTTCGACCACTGGGTCGTCGACGGCGCCGATGCCGCCCGCTTTCTCGGGACGCTCGCCGAGGGTATCGAGGAGGCCGAGGCCGACGCCGCGTAG
- a CDS encoding sodium:calcium antiporter: MLIVVAAEGLVRAAIGFGDLLGTPPFVWGLVVVAAGTSLPDLFVSLRAASAESDGGVTSMANVLGSNTFDLLVAVPAGVLIVGTTTVDFAAATPMMACLTVATLVLFTLLRTDLSLTDREACVLLAAYVAFVGWIALETVGVVGLLPVG; encoded by the coding sequence GTGCTGATCGTCGTCGCCGCCGAAGGGCTGGTTCGGGCGGCCATCGGTTTTGGCGACCTGCTCGGCACGCCCCCGTTCGTCTGGGGGCTCGTCGTCGTCGCCGCGGGGACGAGCCTCCCCGACCTGTTCGTGAGCCTCCGGGCCGCATCGGCGGAATCGGACGGCGGCGTCACGAGTATGGCGAACGTCCTCGGGAGCAACACGTTCGACCTGCTCGTGGCCGTCCCCGCGGGCGTCCTGATCGTCGGGACGACGACCGTCGACTTCGCCGCCGCCACCCCGATGATGGCCTGTCTGACCGTCGCGACGCTCGTGCTCTTCACCCTGCTCCGGACCGATCTCTCGCTCACGGACCGGGAGGCTTGCGTCCTGCTCGCGGCCTACGTCGCCTTCGTCGGCTGGATCGCGCTCGAAACCGTCGGGGTCGTGGGTTTACTCCCCGTCGGCTGA
- a CDS encoding potassium channel family protein — protein sequence MSHTKRIIVAGGGRVGLRTARELDDRGHEVVLIEKEVDRSDRAADERIGVVIEGDATSPATLEQADPERADAVAALTDEAGTNLAICLAAKDLAPNVRTLARTDAGTEDAYEEITDATILPPELSASAAADVLAGDEVRTIVGDHHELEILEVEVAPGAPVAGRTLADISLPRGSLVISGQDRCCVAHGDTELSAGERYVVGVESAVIDEVLALFRG from the coding sequence ATGTCACACACCAAGCGTATCATCGTCGCGGGTGGCGGACGCGTCGGTCTCCGGACGGCGCGCGAACTCGACGACCGCGGCCACGAGGTCGTGTTGATCGAGAAGGAGGTGGATCGGTCGGACCGCGCGGCCGACGAACGGATCGGCGTGGTCATCGAGGGCGACGCCACGTCGCCGGCGACCCTCGAACAGGCCGATCCGGAGCGGGCCGACGCCGTCGCCGCGCTGACCGACGAGGCCGGGACGAACCTGGCTATCTGCCTCGCGGCGAAGGACCTCGCCCCGAACGTCCGGACGCTCGCCCGGACGGACGCGGGAACAGAGGACGCCTACGAAGAGATCACGGACGCGACGATCCTCCCACCGGAGCTGAGCGCGTCGGCCGCCGCGGACGTCCTTGCCGGTGACGAAGTCAGGACCATCGTCGGCGATCACCATGAGTTGGAGATCCTAGAGGTCGAAGTCGCCCCCGGCGCGCCGGTCGCGGGACGAACGCTCGCCGATATCTCGCTTCCGAGGGGTAGTCTCGTCATTTCGGGCCAGGATCGCTGCTGTGTCGCCCACGGCGACACCGAACTCAGTGCCGGCGAGCGGTACGTCGTCGGCGTGGAGTCGGCCGTGATCGACGAGGTGTTGGCCCTCTTCAGAGGGTGA
- a CDS encoding cytochrome ubiquinol oxidase subunit I, whose protein sequence is MVDPVIASRLQFALTTIVHIVFPVVSMGLAPFLIYFTWKDIRTGEPVYEQLRRFWTRIFAVSFVVGTVTGIVLEFEFGTNFAAFATTAGPLFGGPLAVEGMMAFMLEATFLGVFVFGRERVGDALYMASAVAVGLGTWLSAVWILVANSWMQMPRGYEMVTRNGEQVIHLVDPIAAYANPRFFWMFVHMQNASVESVSLAMAGLSAYFVFRHHVWERPVDHVTFWETTLKIAVVGLLITAPLQVFHGDLYARHVYETQPQKFAAMEAVWETDSYVPEYLIAFPTSVESLLDPRAKEIFGIGIPGGASWLASGGDPQATIRGLEEFEGPQPPVAIVFWSFRIMVALGFWFVTLAFWSGYRWFRGELFADDLLHKALMTSAPLGVFAVELGWVVTEVGRQPWIIQGVMKTSEGVSPGLTGAEATATLVGFAAAYLGLLTLYGYVITRLIRAGPPDRADLVTTAPTEPADSEVAADD, encoded by the coding sequence ATGGTTGATCCAGTCATCGCCAGCCGACTCCAGTTCGCGCTTACGACCATCGTCCACATCGTATTTCCCGTGGTCAGTATGGGTCTCGCACCCTTCCTGATCTACTTCACGTGGAAGGACATCCGAACCGGTGAGCCGGTGTACGAGCAGTTACGCCGGTTCTGGACGCGCATCTTCGCCGTCAGTTTCGTCGTCGGCACGGTGACGGGCATCGTCCTCGAGTTCGAGTTCGGAACCAACTTCGCCGCCTTCGCGACGACGGCCGGCCCGCTGTTCGGCGGTCCACTCGCCGTCGAGGGGATGATGGCGTTCATGCTCGAAGCCACCTTCCTCGGCGTCTTCGTCTTCGGCCGGGAGCGCGTCGGCGACGCGCTCTATATGGCTTCTGCCGTCGCCGTCGGCCTCGGCACCTGGCTCTCCGCGGTCTGGATTCTCGTCGCCAACTCGTGGATGCAGATGCCCAGGGGCTACGAGATGGTCACCCGGAACGGCGAGCAGGTGATCCACCTCGTCGACCCCATCGCGGCCTACGCCAACCCCCGATTCTTCTGGATGTTCGTCCACATGCAGAACGCCTCGGTGGAGTCGGTGTCGCTCGCGATGGCAGGGCTGAGCGCCTACTTCGTCTTCAGACACCACGTCTGGGAACGTCCCGTCGACCACGTGACCTTCTGGGAGACGACGCTCAAAATCGCCGTCGTCGGCCTGCTGATCACCGCGCCGCTGCAGGTGTTTCACGGCGACCTCTACGCCCGCCACGTCTACGAGACCCAGCCCCAGAAGTTCGCGGCGATGGAGGCCGTCTGGGAGACGGACTCCTACGTCCCCGAGTATCTGATCGCGTTCCCGACGAGCGTCGAGAGCCTGCTTGACCCGCGGGCGAAGGAAATCTTCGGCATCGGCATCCCCGGCGGCGCCTCGTGGCTCGCAAGCGGCGGCGACCCGCAGGCGACCATCCGGGGTCTAGAGGAGTTCGAGGGGCCACAACCTCCCGTCGCCATCGTCTTCTGGTCGTTCCGCATCATGGTCGCGCTCGGATTCTGGTTCGTCACGCTCGCGTTCTGGAGCGGCTATCGGTGGTTCCGGGGCGAACTCTTCGCGGACGACCTGTTGCACAAGGCGCTGATGACGTCGGCGCCGCTGGGGGTTTTCGCCGTCGAACTCGGCTGGGTCGTCACCGAAGTCGGCCGCCAGCCGTGGATCATCCAGGGAGTGATGAAGACGAGCGAGGGCGTCTCGCCCGGCCTCACCGGCGCCGAGGCGACGGCCACGCTCGTCGGCTTCGCCGCCGCCTATCTCGGCTTGCTCACGCTCTATGGCTACGTGATCACCCGGCTGATTCGCGCCGGCCCGCCGGACCGGGCCGACCTCGTGACGACGGCGCCGACCGAACCGGCCGACAGTGAGGTGGCCGCCGATGACTAG